From one Microbacter margulisiae genomic stretch:
- a CDS encoding SusC/RagA family TonB-linked outer membrane protein codes for MNLSTLNFESMVYLKQALYSIVVLCCMFFIPNSVSSQTIDHIAGTVVDKQGEPLIGVSILIKGTSIGTITNADGNFTLTNKTMQNPVLQVSYLGFIPQEITVTGLSPLHIVMAESTKSLDEVVVVGYGSQRKKDLTGAVAVVEPKDLNNIPVATIGDALEGRAAGVQIISSGVPGNDPTVLIRGIGTINDASPLFVIDGVPVSSGLGELNMNDVQSIQVLKDASATAIYGSRGANGVVIVTTKHGTTDSKPRMNLNYYFGIQQAAKIVHMLDASQFSALHNDMMTNAGLAKDPAYANPASLGQGTDWLGALFTTAPMHNISFSYSVGGSKSSYYVSGNYIDQNGIVINTGYKKLTLQFNSDTKISDKLRFGNSITLNHDIRTNGNYNIQNTMLALPTQPIYRTNGNYSGPVAQPIWDGDLVNPIGLAKTVDNATNGYNIIGSIYGELEIISGLKLKSTVGLQGNLWDSRTWAPEYTWDTSINSQAYLSEQYNKNFTWNWDNTLTYDKSFGKHHLTVMAGTSAQENQYNYLNGSVQNFASELTQQMSNGTSNPTVGGDASSWSLLSYMGRVNYNYADKYLLTGTLRRDGSSRFGSGNKWGLFPSGSAAWRISKEKFFRNIHFVDDLKLRAGFGITGNQQIGNYSFASALQTITYNFNNSIVSAVVPSVMPNPNVQWEEQKQTNVGIDAVVLNDRIDFTIDGYLKYTDKMLVPMSVPITTGYSDVYVPSINAGKMENKGIELTVNSRNLTGKFKWSSSFNVAYNQNKVVSINDTVPMTTGSIGLNYNLALIQAGHPINSFYGYVTDGIFQTQAEVNNHALQVPGNDPYNRTSPGDIRFKDLNNDGVINDKDRTFLGNPNPTFIFSLNNTFSYMGFDLSIYLQGVAGNKIFNANRIWDEGMSVAQNQTTAVLARWTGPGTSNSMPRAIYNDPNENTRPSDRYIEDGSYLRIKNITLNYTIPQKWLKSVSLTSARVYVSAENLYTFTKYSGFDPEVGASGIDNNVYPVTRTISMGVNLGF; via the coding sequence ATGAATCTATCAACCTTAAATTTTGAATCAATGGTTTATCTAAAACAAGCTCTATACAGCATAGTGGTGCTATGTTGTATGTTTTTTATTCCCAACAGTGTTTCATCCCAAACCATCGACCACATAGCAGGTACGGTCGTGGATAAACAAGGAGAACCACTAATTGGCGTAAGCATCTTAATCAAAGGAACTTCTATTGGCACCATTACAAATGCTGACGGAAATTTTACGTTAACAAACAAAACAATGCAGAATCCTGTATTGCAAGTTTCATATTTGGGGTTTATTCCCCAGGAAATTACAGTCACAGGCTTGTCCCCGCTTCATATAGTGATGGCAGAAAGTACAAAATCACTCGACGAAGTAGTAGTGGTGGGCTATGGCAGTCAGCGAAAAAAAGACCTCACAGGAGCAGTTGCAGTAGTTGAACCCAAAGACCTGAATAACATTCCTGTAGCAACCATTGGCGATGCATTGGAAGGAAGGGCTGCTGGTGTACAGATCATTTCTTCCGGAGTTCCGGGTAATGATCCGACTGTGCTGATTCGGGGTATCGGAACCATCAACGATGCATCACCCCTTTTTGTAATCGATGGTGTACCTGTTTCGAGCGGATTGGGAGAGCTAAATATGAACGATGTTCAATCAATCCAGGTTTTGAAAGATGCATCTGCAACAGCTATTTACGGATCACGGGGAGCAAATGGAGTGGTTATTGTAACCACAAAACACGGAACAACCGACTCAAAACCCCGCATGAATCTGAACTATTATTTTGGTATCCAGCAAGCAGCCAAAATTGTCCATATGCTGGATGCATCTCAGTTTTCTGCATTACATAACGACATGATGACAAATGCAGGCCTGGCAAAAGATCCGGCTTACGCCAATCCCGCATCACTGGGGCAGGGAACAGACTGGCTGGGAGCGCTCTTCACCACGGCTCCCATGCACAATATTTCATTCTCTTATTCTGTTGGCGGAAGCAAAAGCAGCTACTATGTTTCCGGTAACTATATCGATCAGAATGGTATTGTGATTAACACGGGATACAAAAAACTCACCCTGCAATTCAACAGCGATACTAAAATATCAGACAAATTACGATTCGGGAATAGCATTACGTTGAATCATGACATTCGCACCAATGGTAATTATAACATTCAAAACACCATGCTGGCACTGCCAACCCAACCGATTTACAGAACAAATGGCAACTATTCCGGGCCGGTTGCACAACCAATATGGGATGGTGATCTTGTAAACCCGATAGGTCTGGCAAAAACGGTTGATAATGCAACAAACGGCTATAACATCATCGGGTCAATCTACGGAGAACTGGAAATCATTAGCGGATTAAAGCTTAAATCAACAGTTGGCCTGCAGGGAAATCTATGGGACAGCAGAACCTGGGCTCCCGAATATACATGGGATACCAGCATCAACTCCCAGGCATACCTCAGCGAACAATACAACAAAAACTTCACCTGGAACTGGGATAATACGCTGACATACGATAAATCGTTCGGGAAACACCATCTGACCGTCATGGCAGGAACAAGCGCCCAGGAGAACCAGTATAATTACCTGAACGGATCGGTGCAGAATTTTGCCAGTGAACTTACCCAGCAAATGTCAAACGGCACAAGTAACCCGACGGTAGGAGGCGATGCAAGCAGTTGGTCATTATTATCATACATGGGGCGTGTAAATTACAATTATGCCGACAAATATCTATTAACAGGAACTTTACGCCGAGATGGGTCATCCAGGTTCGGAAGTGGAAATAAATGGGGACTTTTCCCTTCAGGGTCAGCGGCATGGCGTATTTCAAAAGAGAAATTCTTCAGAAATATTCATTTTGTGGATGATCTGAAACTGCGCGCCGGTTTTGGAATCACAGGGAATCAACAAATTGGCAATTACTCATTTGCTTCGGCTTTACAGACCATAACTTATAATTTCAACAATTCTATTGTCTCTGCTGTAGTGCCAAGCGTGATGCCAAATCCCAACGTACAATGGGAAGAACAAAAGCAAACCAACGTAGGGATTGATGCTGTAGTGCTAAACGACAGAATCGATTTCACAATTGACGGATACCTGAAATATACGGACAAAATGCTTGTCCCGATGTCAGTCCCCATTACTACAGGTTATTCTGATGTTTACGTACCATCTATCAATGCCGGCAAAATGGAGAATAAAGGGATTGAACTGACCGTTAATTCCCGAAACCTGACCGGAAAATTCAAATGGTCCTCTTCGTTCAATGTTGCTTACAATCAGAACAAAGTGGTCAGTATCAATGACACCGTGCCTATGACAACAGGCAGCATTGGTCTGAACTATAATTTAGCATTGATTCAGGCGGGACATCCCATTAATTCTTTCTACGGATATGTAACTGATGGAATTTTTCAAACACAGGCAGAAGTCAATAATCATGCACTGCAAGTACCCGGTAATGATCCATATAACAGAACCTCCCCGGGTGATATCCGGTTCAAAGACCTGAACAACGACGGCGTGATCAACGACAAAGACCGTACATTCTTAGGCAATCCTAACCCGACGTTTATCTTCTCATTGAACAATACGTTTTCCTATATGGGCTTTGATCTAAGTATCTACCTGCAAGGCGTAGCAGGGAATAAGATATTTAATGCCAACAGAATTTGGGACGAAGGCATGTCAGTAGCCCAAAACCAGACGACAGCCGTTTTGGCTCGTTGGACAGGCCCCGGGACAAGCAACTCCATGCCTCGAGCCATATACAATGACCCGAATGAAAACACGAGACCTTCCGATAGATACATAGAAGACGGTTCATACTTGAGAATCAAGAATATAACACTTAATTATACAATTCCTCAAAAATGGCTGAAGTCCGTGTCTCTTACATCTGCCCGCGTCTATGTGTCGGCTGAGAACTTGTACACATTTACAAAATACTCAGGATTTGATCCCGAAGTCGGGGCTAGTGGTATAGACAACAATGTATATCCTGTCACGCGCACTATCAGTATGGGAGTTAATCTTGGTTTCTAA
- a CDS encoding SusF/SusE family outer membrane protein codes for MNKNNIMRITMQYALFNRLFSSCLGVLAIALIFTLSSCQDSLFGNIAVAGPLALSTSSDTLVLAQKNDQTTALTLSWTTGTNHGTGASIAYVLQIDKKGNNFASAIQFNMGKGVYTKSFTVAELNDSLLNHWKFQPGIAAQLEARIIDTVYSQPIVNDVSPLLTMNVTPYQPVSKTLYLVGSASPNGADVNNAIVMTPSATDPTIFTYQGLLNAGSLKFITTLGQVLPSYNEGADSTHLIYRTDSSQPDNQFTVSQSAVYKVTVSLLDLTVSIKQVDLPPYSTLYIVGDAAPNGWDIANATPLVEDPNNPFVFTYQGVLNAGAFKFPVNRNTDWNQDMYMRTDDTHMYLHKGGNSDDNKWTIAKKGYYTLTLDLSNNTIKILRTELYIVGDATPIGWNIDQAIALTEDAVNGCIFTYSGPMVAGQFKFPVNRNTDWGQDMYMMASDSTMYRHVGGASDDNKWTISTAGNYVITANIETLKISIQKQ; via the coding sequence ATGAACAAAAACAACATAATGCGCATCACCATGCAATATGCGCTTTTCAATCGGTTATTTTCCAGTTGCCTTGGAGTTCTTGCTATAGCCTTGATTTTCACATTATCTTCCTGTCAGGATAGTTTGTTCGGTAATATTGCCGTGGCAGGGCCTCTGGCACTCTCGACTTCATCGGACACACTTGTTCTGGCACAAAAGAACGATCAAACAACAGCATTGACTCTAAGCTGGACAACAGGTACCAATCACGGCACAGGAGCTTCGATCGCGTATGTACTTCAGATTGACAAGAAAGGAAACAATTTTGCTTCCGCCATTCAGTTTAACATGGGTAAAGGCGTTTATACCAAAAGCTTTACAGTTGCCGAATTAAATGATTCCCTGTTGAATCACTGGAAATTTCAGCCGGGGATTGCTGCACAGCTCGAAGCCCGGATCATTGATACCGTTTATTCACAACCTATCGTTAACGATGTATCTCCGTTGCTTACAATGAATGTAACGCCTTATCAACCGGTGAGCAAAACATTGTATCTCGTTGGAAGTGCGTCTCCAAACGGAGCGGATGTCAACAATGCTATTGTAATGACTCCTAGCGCTACTGACCCTACCATCTTTACTTATCAGGGGTTATTAAATGCCGGAAGTTTGAAATTCATCACCACACTGGGACAAGTGCTGCCATCATACAATGAAGGAGCGGATTCCACCCATCTGATTTACCGGACTGACAGCAGTCAGCCTGACAATCAGTTTACGGTCAGTCAGTCTGCCGTATATAAAGTCACCGTCAGTCTGCTCGATCTTACGGTAAGTATAAAGCAGGTGGATTTGCCTCCTTACTCTACCTTATATATTGTCGGCGACGCTGCGCCTAATGGATGGGACATAGCCAACGCAACACCTTTGGTAGAAGATCCCAACAATCCGTTTGTCTTCACCTATCAGGGGGTCTTGAATGCAGGTGCATTTAAATTTCCGGTAAATCGAAATACTGATTGGAATCAGGACATGTACATGCGTACGGACGATACGCACATGTATCTCCATAAAGGCGGCAACAGCGACGACAATAAATGGACAATAGCCAAGAAAGGATATTATACCCTGACCCTCGATCTGTCGAATAACACGATTAAAATTTTGCGGACAGAACTATATATCGTGGGAGACGCAACGCCGATCGGATGGAACATTGATCAGGCCATTGCCCTGACAGAAGATGCCGTTAACGGTTGTATCTTTACCTATAGCGGACCGATGGTCGCAGGGCAGTTCAAATTCCCTGTCAACCGGAATACCGATTGGGGGCAGGATATGTACATGATGGCAAGCGACTCAACCATGTATCGCCATGTAGGTGGAGCTTCTGACGATAATAAATGGACGATCTCTACAGCCGGTAACTACGTGATTACGGCCAACATCGAAACATTAAAAATAAGCATTCAAAAACAATAA
- a CDS encoding SDR family oxidoreductase, with translation MKNEFDIQDKVIVVTGGTGILGSSLCHYLAAQGAKIVILGRDTDRGEALQKHIQACGYEACFFQTDVLDLNVLHRNYDGIVARYHHIDVLINAAGGNRAGATVSPNQSFFELDMNELRQVIDLNLYGTIYPVSVFAKAMAEQKRGVIINFTSATVNRPMTRVVGYSAAKSAIQNFTQWLAVELAQKYGPQLRVNAISPGFFLTEQNRSLLTTEDGSWTERGRKIIAATPFGRLGEPRELHGAIQWLCSDASRFVTGQTLVVDGGFDAYSGV, from the coding sequence ATGAAAAACGAGTTTGATATACAGGACAAAGTAATTGTAGTGACCGGAGGAACCGGAATTCTGGGGAGCTCTCTTTGCCACTACCTGGCGGCTCAGGGCGCTAAGATAGTGATTCTCGGGAGAGATACAGATCGCGGTGAAGCGTTGCAGAAACATATTCAGGCATGTGGCTATGAGGCATGTTTCTTTCAGACTGATGTGCTTGATTTAAATGTTTTACACCGAAACTATGACGGGATAGTGGCGCGATATCATCATATTGATGTATTGATTAATGCTGCCGGCGGGAATCGTGCAGGAGCTACTGTTTCTCCAAATCAATCGTTTTTTGAATTGGATATGAATGAATTACGTCAGGTGATCGATCTGAATCTGTATGGGACCATTTATCCTGTTTCGGTATTCGCCAAAGCCATGGCGGAACAAAAACGCGGAGTGATTATCAATTTTACCTCCGCTACTGTAAACCGGCCAATGACCCGCGTTGTCGGCTATTCTGCGGCTAAAAGCGCCATCCAGAACTTTACACAATGGCTTGCCGTGGAACTGGCTCAGAAATATGGACCCCAATTGCGGGTTAATGCCATCTCTCCGGGCTTCTTTTTAACCGAACAAAATCGCAGTTTGTTGACAACCGAAGACGGATCGTGGACAGAACGTGGACGGAAGATTATTGCAGCTACGCCTTTTGGTCGATTGGGCGAACCCCGTGAATTGCATGGCGCAATACAATGGCTCTGTAGTGACGCATCCCGGTTTGTAACCGGGCAAACCCTTGTTGTCGATGGAGGATTTGATGCGTATTCGGGAGTCTGA
- the uxuA gene encoding mannonate dehydratase, giving the protein MRFHFEQSLRWFGPHDPATLQDIRQTGASAVITALHHIPVGEVWSVDEIQRYKQNITSSGLAWHVVESVNVHEDIKRRTGNYRQYIENYKTTLRNLAACGIDVVTYNFMPVLDWVRTDLGYTLEDGSTAMYFDQIDFWAFELFVLQREGAKTSLTEEAYRMAEERFRSMQEADKQRMLDVILSGIPGEGKSFTIDYVKDQLDKYRHIDAATLRQHLILFLEEIIPVAEEAGIRMALHPDDPSFSVLGLPRIVTCENDYRLLAEAVPSLANGICFCAGSLSSNPGNDLLEMSRHFADRIHFVHLRGTQRLSPYQFYEASHLDSSVDMYQLVRSFVEIMHRREICLPMRPDHGHHLFGDLDNKQFLYGYSLLGRMKGLAELRGLETGIERSLYKDESGEQ; this is encoded by the coding sequence ATGAGATTTCATTTTGAGCAATCCTTGCGATGGTTCGGGCCGCATGATCCGGCCACACTGCAGGATATCCGGCAAACAGGCGCCTCGGCTGTAATAACAGCATTACATCATATTCCGGTGGGAGAAGTATGGAGTGTTGACGAAATTCAACGCTACAAGCAAAACATTACCTCCTCAGGTTTAGCTTGGCATGTGGTGGAAAGTGTCAATGTACACGAGGATATCAAACGCAGAACCGGCAATTACCGGCAATACATTGAGAACTATAAGACGACCCTGCGGAATCTGGCAGCCTGCGGCATAGATGTAGTGACCTATAATTTCATGCCGGTCCTGGACTGGGTACGAACCGACCTTGGCTATACCCTGGAAGATGGCTCCACTGCCATGTATTTTGACCAAATTGATTTTTGGGCTTTCGAGCTATTTGTCTTACAGCGGGAAGGAGCAAAGACTTCTTTAACAGAAGAAGCATACCGGATGGCTGAAGAACGGTTCCGATCTATGCAGGAAGCAGATAAACAACGTATGCTGGATGTTATTTTATCCGGGATTCCCGGAGAGGGGAAAAGCTTTACGATAGACTATGTCAAGGATCAGCTAGACAAATACCGCCACATTGACGCAGCTACCTTGCGGCAACATTTGATTCTGTTTCTGGAGGAAATTATTCCTGTTGCAGAAGAAGCAGGCATAAGAATGGCGTTGCATCCCGATGATCCATCCTTTTCGGTACTCGGGCTCCCCCGCATTGTCACCTGCGAAAACGACTATCGGTTGTTGGCAGAGGCAGTACCATCCCTGGCCAATGGGATATGTTTCTGTGCAGGATCGCTGAGTTCCAACCCCGGCAATGATTTGCTGGAGATGAGTCGGCATTTTGCCGATCGCATTCATTTCGTTCATCTGCGTGGCACCCAACGCCTGTCACCCTATCAGTTTTACGAAGCCAGTCATTTGGATAGCAGTGTAGATATGTATCAACTGGTTCGCTCGTTTGTGGAGATTATGCACAGAAGAGAAATCTGTCTTCCCATGCGACCAGATCACGGGCATCATCTGTTTGGGGATTTAGATAACAAACAGTTCTTGTATGGCTATTCCCTTCTGGGGAGGATGAAGGGGTTAGCCGAGTTACGTGGCCTTGAAACCGGAATTGAAAGATCCCTCTATAAGGATGAATCAGGCGAGCAATAA
- a CDS encoding DUF6377 domain-containing protein, with protein sequence MKRAILLMVSVFIMHLVDARSGIDSLLHVLDQTIDNHAIYDQQKEAKLHHLKELLKMAPSDELRYNLCGQLFDEYKTYISDSALNYARLKLQIAEKLQDQNKLNDARLNLASIMGTVGMYNEALDIVKSVNIRYSPDLKAYYFYIYRTIYGYLADYAVSSQEKARYDYLTANYRDSLLITNPPQSSPYIMVRSDQLIVNHQYDQALKLLLPYFPTIANDNHNRAIIAYSISQAYRGKRERELEEQWLAISAIYDLRSDNKEYISLRSLAYLLYEDKEIDRAYKYIKRSLQDALFCNARLRTIEISQMIPIIDKAYQSEITARQRQLVLFLISISFLSLILLVVLFLLYRQMKKLNKARKDLSKANDRLNDLNHELFSTNEQLKEANTTLSEANLIKEEYIGRYMDQCSAYIDKLDNYRRLLNKTATAGKMDDLLHAIKSKQFIEDELTEFYANFDTTFLQLFPSFVEEFNNLLVDNERITLKQGEHLNTELRIFALIRLGITDSVKISHFLRYSLSTIYNYRTKFRNKASGPRDEFEIKVMQIGTKNTL encoded by the coding sequence ATGAAAAGAGCTATCCTCTTAATGGTTTCTGTTTTTATCATGCATCTTGTTGATGCCCGAAGCGGTATAGACTCTTTACTGCATGTATTGGATCAGACCATTGACAATCATGCCATATATGACCAACAAAAAGAGGCAAAGCTCCATCATCTGAAAGAGTTACTGAAAATGGCTCCTTCTGACGAATTAAGATACAACCTATGCGGACAGCTTTTTGATGAATATAAAACATATATATCTGACTCTGCATTAAATTATGCACGATTAAAACTACAGATTGCAGAAAAGCTGCAAGATCAAAACAAACTAAACGATGCGCGCCTGAATCTTGCATCCATTATGGGCACTGTAGGAATGTATAATGAGGCTTTGGATATTGTGAAAAGCGTAAATATAAGGTATTCACCTGATCTGAAGGCTTACTACTTTTACATCTACCGCACCATATACGGCTATCTGGCCGATTATGCCGTATCAAGTCAGGAAAAAGCCAGATATGATTATCTTACAGCTAATTATCGCGATTCCTTGCTAATAACGAATCCGCCACAATCAAGTCCTTATATTATGGTCAGATCTGACCAATTGATTGTGAACCATCAATACGACCAGGCATTGAAGTTACTGCTTCCCTATTTTCCAACAATCGCCAACGATAATCACAACCGCGCTATTATTGCTTACAGCATATCCCAGGCATATCGTGGCAAAAGGGAACGTGAATTGGAAGAACAATGGCTTGCAATATCAGCCATCTACGACTTAAGATCAGATAATAAAGAATACATTTCCTTGCGCAGTCTGGCTTACCTGCTTTATGAAGACAAAGAAATAGACAGGGCATATAAATACATTAAGCGCTCTCTCCAGGATGCCCTTTTCTGTAATGCACGATTACGGACAATCGAAATATCGCAAATGATCCCCATCATTGATAAGGCATATCAATCTGAAATTACGGCGCGACAACGCCAGCTTGTTCTCTTTTTGATTAGTATCAGCTTTTTATCTCTAATCTTATTAGTCGTACTGTTTCTGCTCTACCGGCAAATGAAAAAACTGAACAAAGCCCGGAAAGATCTGAGCAAAGCTAATGACAGGTTAAATGATCTCAATCACGAGCTTTTCAGCACCAATGAGCAATTGAAGGAAGCAAACACCACCCTTAGCGAAGCCAATCTAATTAAAGAAGAATACATTGGACGCTACATGGATCAATGTTCTGCATATATCGACAAACTCGACAACTATCGCCGCCTCCTAAACAAAACAGCCACAGCAGGAAAAATGGATGACCTGTTGCATGCCATTAAATCAAAGCAATTTATCGAAGATGAGCTTACGGAATTTTATGCTAACTTCGACACTACCTTTCTTCAGTTATTCCCCTCTTTTGTCGAAGAATTCAATAACTTATTAGTCGACAATGAACGAATTACACTGAAACAGGGAGAACATCTCAACACCGAATTACGGATTTTTGCATTGATTAGGCTTGGCATCACAGACAGCGTCAAGATTTCACATTTCTTACGCTATTCATTATCCACCATTTATAATTACAGAACTAAATTCAGAAACAAAGCTTCCGGCCCAAGAGATGAATTTGAAATCAAAGTGATGCAGATCGGCACTAAAAACACCTTGTAA
- a CDS encoding RagB/SusD family nutrient uptake outer membrane protein: MKHILYCSFFILAMVLVGCSNGFLNKAPEDSINTANFFQTEDDAISAINGAYQPLQWPKLYNMRMWTTDIMAGNSVVGAGGGTDGIETQQEANFVTAPDNAGVLDLWRGPWPGILRCNIVLQKVPDMNFDQAVKERILGEAHFLRGLYYFILVRFFGDVPLVLQPVNPGDNLRPSRTPKAKVYDQIVSDFSEAIALLPRRESYTGSDIGRASKGSAEGMLAKVFLTLGNWNRVVSLCDSVKALGYELDANYADNFNPLTKNSKESLFEIQYSGSVAYNFWANENQASWLSTYMGPRGSNMVAGGWGWNQPTQEFVDSYEPGDLRKDATILYQGCPQFDGMDYSSSYSSTGYNVRKFLVPMAIASAYNNSPEDFPVLRYADVLLMKAEALNNLGQTAQAEEPLNEVRARAGLPAVSGLSQSDMKSKILHERRMELAFEGQRWFDLIRVDNGQYGIDFLHSIGKLNMSSKYLLLPIPQIDIDANPNLKQNPGY; encoded by the coding sequence ATGAAACATATATTATATTGTTCCTTCTTTATTCTGGCTATGGTATTAGTAGGATGCAGCAACGGCTTTTTGAACAAAGCGCCTGAAGACTCTATCAATACCGCCAACTTCTTTCAAACGGAAGATGACGCCATATCGGCAATCAATGGAGCCTACCAGCCCTTGCAATGGCCAAAACTTTACAATATGCGAATGTGGACAACCGATATCATGGCAGGAAATAGTGTAGTAGGTGCCGGAGGCGGTACCGATGGTATTGAAACCCAGCAGGAAGCCAATTTTGTCACAGCTCCGGATAATGCCGGCGTACTTGATTTGTGGCGTGGTCCATGGCCTGGCATTCTTCGTTGTAATATTGTCTTACAGAAAGTTCCGGATATGAATTTTGATCAAGCGGTTAAAGAGCGAATATTAGGAGAAGCTCATTTTCTTCGTGGTCTCTATTATTTCATACTGGTTCGCTTCTTCGGGGATGTACCATTGGTATTGCAACCGGTTAATCCGGGAGACAATCTACGTCCGTCACGCACTCCTAAAGCAAAGGTATATGATCAGATTGTTTCCGATTTCTCCGAAGCCATTGCTCTGCTTCCCCGTCGGGAAAGCTACACCGGATCGGACATTGGCCGTGCCTCCAAAGGTTCGGCAGAAGGTATGCTTGCCAAGGTATTTCTAACACTGGGCAACTGGAACCGCGTAGTTTCCTTGTGCGATTCAGTAAAAGCGTTAGGATATGAATTGGATGCCAACTATGCGGACAATTTTAATCCGCTTACAAAGAACTCAAAAGAGTCGTTGTTTGAAATCCAGTATTCCGGAAGTGTGGCATACAATTTCTGGGCAAATGAAAATCAGGCATCCTGGTTAAGTACGTATATGGGCCCCCGAGGATCAAACATGGTAGCCGGAGGCTGGGGATGGAACCAACCCACACAGGAATTCGTAGACTCATACGAACCGGGCGATTTGCGCAAAGATGCTACAATTTTATACCAGGGGTGCCCTCAGTTTGACGGGATGGATTATTCAAGCAGCTATTCCTCGACCGGATACAATGTTCGTAAGTTCCTTGTTCCAATGGCAATAGCATCAGCATACAACAATAGTCCCGAAGATTTTCCTGTCCTGCGCTATGCTGATGTGCTGCTTATGAAAGCCGAAGCATTGAATAATCTCGGACAGACAGCACAGGCCGAAGAACCTCTTAACGAAGTGCGAGCACGTGCAGGACTGCCTGCTGTCAGTGGTTTATCACAAAGCGACATGAAGTCTAAGATTCTCCACGAGCGCCGAATGGAACTGGCTTTCGAGGGTCAGCGCTGGTTCGATCTTATTCGTGTGGATAATGGTCAGTATGGTATTGATTTCCTGCACTCCATTGGGAAACTCAACATGAGCTCCAAATATCTTCTGTTACCGATTCCACAAATAGATATTGACGCCAATCCTAATCTGAAACAGAATCCGGGATACTAA